In Carnobacterium sp. CP1, the following are encoded in one genomic region:
- a CDS encoding 2-hydroxymuconate tautomerase gives MPFIHIELVEGRTAEQKANLVKEVTEAVVKNTGASKESVHVILNEMKKSNYAKGGELLG, from the coding sequence ATGCCATTTATCCATATCGAATTAGTTGAAGGCCGGACAGCAGAACAGAAAGCCAATTTAGTGAAAGAAGTAACCGAGGCTGTAGTAAAAAACACGGGTGCTTCCAAAGAAAGTGTCCATGTCATTCTCAATGAAATGAAAAAAAGCAATTACGCTAAAGGCGGAGAGCTGCTAGGGTAA
- the yidA gene encoding sugar-phosphatase, producing MTIKLIAIDLDGTLLTDAKTISPKVKATLIKAKEKGIKIVVCTGRPLPGVIGFLKELNLEEKGDYVITYNGALVQQAYDGKAIAHHTMTFEDFLEVEAMSRKVGVHCQTIDQEAIYTANKDISPYTVRESSLVNMPIKYRSVEEMDPNLEISKMMMIDEPSILDRGIAQFPAEFYEKYTVLKSEAFYLEVLNKSASKGQALKDLSSILDIPREQIMAIGDNENDRDMLVFAGIGVAMDNAIDSIKDISDHITHSNELDGVATAIEKLAFKD from the coding sequence ATGACAATTAAACTAATCGCTATCGATTTAGATGGCACACTACTAACAGATGCAAAAACAATCAGCCCGAAAGTAAAAGCAACCCTTATCAAAGCCAAAGAAAAAGGCATTAAAATCGTTGTTTGTACCGGCCGGCCTTTACCAGGCGTCATCGGCTTCTTGAAAGAATTGAATTTGGAAGAAAAAGGCGACTATGTTATCACTTACAATGGTGCCTTAGTTCAACAAGCTTATGATGGAAAAGCTATCGCTCACCACACGATGACATTTGAAGACTTTTTAGAAGTCGAAGCCATGAGCCGCAAAGTTGGCGTTCACTGCCAAACGATCGATCAAGAAGCTATCTATACGGCGAATAAAGACATCAGCCCTTATACGGTCAGAGAATCTTCGCTGGTGAATATGCCTATCAAATACCGCAGTGTCGAAGAAATGGATCCAAATTTAGAAATCAGCAAAATGATGATGATTGACGAACCTTCCATTTTAGACCGCGGCATTGCTCAATTCCCCGCAGAATTTTATGAAAAATACACCGTTTTAAAAAGCGAAGCATTTTACTTGGAAGTCTTAAATAAATCTGCTAGTAAAGGCCAAGCGTTAAAAGATTTGTCATCTATTTTAGATATCCCTAGAGAACAAATCATGGCGATCGGAGACAATGAGAACGACCGCGATATGCTTGTTTTCGCAGGTATCGGTGTTGCTATGGATAATGCCATCGACAGCATCAAAGACATTAGCGACCACATTACACACTCTAATGAACTAGACGGCGTTGCTACTGCGATCGAAAAACTAGCTTTTAAAGATTAA